Part of the Cyprinus carpio isolate SPL01 chromosome A23, ASM1834038v1, whole genome shotgun sequence genome, TTTCATCTACCATGGCCACTGTGTCCTCACAACCTGGAATATTTGCCTCAGCTGAATCACATGGCTCTGATTGTGCTGCAAGTGCCAGTGACCAAGAAAAAAACTGGTGTTTCTGTGGCCAGGTTGAGTTTGGAAAGATGATTCAATGTGATAATGCAAAATGTCATATTAAGTGGTTTCACTACTCATGCATTAATGTTAAGATTGCACCAAAGGGAAAATGGTattgcccacagtgccaaaagcTACCCCAGTCTCTgccaaaaaaaggaaagaaacctccaaagtaataaaacaaaaaattaatttttttttttaagttggctGCTGTGAAGTTTTGCACTTCATGCACTTTGTTTTAATGTAggttaaagtatatttaattcatttagaatTGTGCaccttttttgaaaatgtgacatgttctttaaatatttttggcaTTTGATTTCCAGTTGGTGAGATTTTTGTAAAGCTATGCTGACAAAAAGAAAGTTATACTCAAGTTACATAcaaaattgtgtttacagttagtgtattgcactatattataatgtataatttatagtaGTGCATAGTTTATAAGTGTTCTGACAAAGGTgtgtttttcctttaataaatccGTTTTCTGATGATAGTGATATGCTGTGTGTTGTCGttcacaacaaaacaataacaatgacTTAATGACTGTAAATTAACAATCATTTATAGATCATTTAAGGCTATATAGACAAGTCCAGACAtggattaatttatatttttattggcaaagtgcatataaaaatatattttagtcaaAATCAACCACTGATGGACAAAACGTTCACCAGAGCACAACAGACAAGTCCAATCTTATCTATGGTACAATACCCATCACTATCTTTGCACATCAAGAAATCAATTGGCAATATTCCGCccaaaatgctgtatttctgGCGCACACAACCAATCACACGCTCAACATGAATCCTGACGTGGGCAATTTCCTTGTGGTTTCTAAGTCAACAGGAGCTAACTGTGACTTTCCACGAGTGAAGGCTGGAATTTGTACATGAGCCATTCTACAACCTAAAGTGGCCTGAATATTAAAGCCACGGTCAGCAAGAACTAGATCACCAGGAAGTATGTTGTCCAAAAAGCCACAGTTTTCAGTTATGTATTTGTCACTTACTCTCCCTCCCCATGCATTTGAAATGTAGGAGACTGTGCCCTGGGGTGTAATACCAATCAAGAATTTAACTGTGTTATGGTGCTTGTAGGAAGACCATGTTTCTGCTCTGGCTATAAGGTTAGATGGACGTTCTATAAAATCCTCAAAACAGTCAATAATAACAgcacatttttttcccaaaatgtttcctgaattgcattggcatggttTTTTGCAACTGATCTCTATCTGGCCATATGATAAGTGGCTTCATGCAAATAAACATGACATCAATGACATCAGTGACTATCCTTGAAGCAGTGGCTATTGACCAGTTGAATGCATATGACAGGAAGGTTGTGGAAACATTAAGCCTAAGACGCATCAGTGTCAGCATCAACTGCTTAAACTTATCAAGTGACTTCCTCACAGGGAGGTGGGGGCTAAGGAATGTGAAGAGTACTAACAGTATCTGGTATGTAGGTAGGCCAgtgaaaaataaaaccttttcatCCTTATCAACAAAGGCACTTTGGTCATAGGAAGTGGACACATGTGCAACATCAGAGCTCAACTGAATGTTTTCCGTTCTAAGACTTTGAAGTTTAGTGGCCATAGCCTCAATGGCATCACCAGTCAATTCAGTTTGAGTCCCTGTACAGCAAAAATTATCGCTGACATAACTTGTGGTGGGGTCATCATCagtctcagcagcagcagcagcttcagcCTTCAGTCTCTGCTGGGTTCGGTTCATGCGACGCTTGTAGTGTGAGTTTCCTGTTTCTTTGGTTGACTGAGGTAACCCTCCTTGCTGACCTGTCAGTCCAACAGATGGCACCCAATCTGGGTCATCCTTTTGGTACAGGTCAGACTTTTTACCTGgaaaataatgagaaatacagcacattttagctctacattttaaaaatgataaggATAACATATTAAGTCATTAATGCCACATGCAGTAGCTTgatatgaattatattatgtcaatgtcagctttatttatatagcaaatttAAAAATGCCAGTGTCctaccaaagtgctttacagtaaaataagcacacagtaaaaataataaaagtaatcattgtttttactatttactattaaaaatattattatcattacaatAGAAAATTTGTTATGAGCCGCTGCAATCAACATTTCACAATACCTGACAAGAAATGTGCCGAACAAATACGGATGTTGTCCAGATTTTTCCCTCGTAGATCTTGGTTGAGCTTTGCCAACCACAAGCGCCTCCTTTCCTCTGATAATCTCTGGCATTCCTCTCCCTGGTTTTTAATAACTTTTGGAAGTCGATAATATTCCAAATGTTTTTCTCGATCTGTCCTATTGGTACAACCTGAAACACGGCAATAATTAACCATTTTCCTTGATGACGTTCGGGATATACTTCAGTGCCTGTGCTTTGTTGTGATGCGGAGTGCCTCCAATATGGCGACTTCCGGTCTGATGACGCGTCGTGAAAACCCTCTATAGCGTTCACTTGAGAGTCTTGAACAACTGTTGCACTTTGCATGGCCTGTATCTGCGTTTTGGCTAACTCTGTTGCTCTGCATATTTCACAAGCTCTGTGCAGCGACAAATGATTTTCTTGGCATAATCTTTCTTTAAGAAAAGCGTTCGTTATGCTAAACACCAGCTTATCTCTCAGCATGTCATTCTCAATTGGGCCAAACTCACAGTCTTTGCTTTTCTGTATCAGCTCTGTGACGAATCTATCCACTGTGATGCCTTCTGCCATGGGATGTGACCAGAACTGATGTCTttcaaatacaatgttttttttgtggactACAGTAATCTCAGAATGCTGTGAGCACGTCTTCTATCGTCTCGTTCTCTTGATCGGCAAGATGGACGGTGAGTGTATTATACACTTCTAATGCTTCTTCTCCGATAGTGTGTAGCAGAATTGCAATTTTGACTGGCTCTGGTTTGGTATTCGCTCCCATTGCGGTCATGTACAGATGATAACGTTGTTCTCATCTTCACCAATTTTCTGCTAAATTGCCCGTTAACAATAATGGCATTGGCGGCTTGAACTGTTCCATGTTCCCTAGCCTTTAGC contains:
- the LOC122135190 gene encoding uncharacterized protein LOC122135190; this encodes MVNYCRVSGCTNRTDREKHLEYYRLPKVIKNQGEECQRLSEERRRLWLAKLNQDLRGKNLDNIRICSAHFLSGKKSDLYQKDDPDWVPSVGLTGQQGGLPQSTKETGNSHYKRRMNRTQQRLKAEAAAAAETDDDPTTSYVSDNFCCTGTQTELTGDAIEAMATKLQSLRTENIQLSSDVAHVSTSYDQSAFVDKDEKVLFFTGLPTYQILLVLFTFLSPHLPVRKSLDKFKQLMLTLMRLRLNVSTTFLSYAFNWSIATASRIVTDVIDVMFICMKPLIIWPDRDQLQKTMPMQFRKHFGKKMCCYY